Proteins from a single region of Aerococcus viridans:
- a CDS encoding NFACT RNA binding domain-containing protein, with protein sequence MSFDGMFTHALIKELNTTFAGGRIHKIQQPYEMELVLTIRANRKNHKLLISAHPSFGRIQVTEQAYNNPETPPNFTMVLRKYVEGNIIDSIEQYDNDRIILFNLTRRDELGDASQQQLIVEIMGRHSNIFLLDKDKKIIDAIKHVPMYQNTFRTILPGATYQLPPNQNQVNPFKVGENFESDKSLMTAKFLQSQLMGLGRDSAIELASLIEKDQRKPFQVIQDFCAGFENPNPTLVVQEDKQHFLAFPYTTISGEESHYDDLSGLLTAYYAEKSKQDYVRQVGNAIIQVVEKNLAHQHKRLANLNQDLEKSAKADTFQLKGELLTTFLYQIEKGQTEVTLANYYDNDQPITISLDPALTPSQNAQKYYHKYNKLRNAINHIEKQKAVAEAEIQYLESIQTQLNFAEPNELADIRDELIDQGYLKKQKQDKKKRSNNASAKPREYETAEGNRILVGRNNKQNDQLTMRQANKNHFWFHTKDIPGSHVILETSDPSEAEITQAAELAAAFSKYSHSNNVPVDYTQVKHVKKPNGSKPGFVNYFEQKTIFVTPTKIV encoded by the coding sequence ATGTCATTTGACGGTATGTTTACCCATGCATTAATTAAAGAATTAAACACAACATTTGCGGGCGGACGCATTCATAAAATCCAACAGCCATACGAGATGGAATTGGTCTTAACAATCCGCGCAAATCGCAAAAACCACAAATTATTGATTTCAGCCCATCCAAGTTTTGGGCGTATCCAAGTTACAGAACAAGCTTATAATAACCCGGAAACCCCACCAAACTTTACTATGGTATTGCGTAAGTACGTTGAAGGGAACATTATTGATAGCATTGAACAGTACGATAATGACCGAATTATCCTCTTCAATTTAACTAGACGAGATGAATTAGGTGACGCCAGCCAACAACAATTAATCGTTGAAATTATGGGCCGTCATTCAAATATCTTCTTATTAGATAAGGATAAAAAAATTATTGATGCCATCAAACATGTACCCATGTATCAAAATACCTTTAGAACGATTTTACCTGGGGCGACTTACCAACTGCCGCCAAATCAAAACCAGGTTAACCCCTTTAAGGTTGGCGAAAACTTTGAATCTGACAAGTCCTTAATGACAGCTAAATTCTTACAGAGTCAACTTATGGGATTAGGCCGTGACTCAGCAATTGAATTAGCAAGTTTAATTGAAAAAGATCAACGCAAACCTTTTCAAGTGATTCAAGACTTCTGTGCAGGCTTTGAAAATCCAAATCCAACCTTAGTAGTTCAAGAGGATAAGCAACATTTCTTAGCCTTCCCTTACACGACAATTTCAGGGGAAGAAAGTCATTATGACGATTTGAGTGGCTTATTAACAGCTTATTATGCAGAGAAAAGTAAGCAAGATTATGTCCGGCAAGTGGGTAATGCTATTATTCAAGTCGTTGAGAAGAATCTGGCTCACCAACATAAACGGTTGGCAAATTTAAACCAAGACTTGGAGAAATCCGCTAAGGCCGATACTTTCCAGTTAAAAGGTGAATTATTGACAACCTTCCTTTATCAAATTGAAAAAGGTCAAACTGAGGTGACATTAGCCAACTACTACGACAATGATCAACCCATTACCATTAGTTTAGACCCTGCCTTGACACCGTCACAAAATGCGCAGAAATACTACCATAAGTATAATAAACTACGGAATGCTATTAATCATATCGAAAAACAAAAAGCCGTTGCTGAAGCTGAAATCCAGTATTTGGAATCTATCCAAACCCAATTGAACTTCGCGGAACCAAACGAATTAGCGGATATACGGGATGAATTAATTGACCAAGGTTATCTTAAAAAGCAAAAGCAAGATAAGAAAAAACGGTCAAATAATGCCTCAGCTAAACCGCGTGAATATGAAACTGCGGAGGGTAACCGGATTTTAGTTGGAAGAAACAACAAACAAAACGACCAATTAACCATGCGTCAGGCCAATAAAAACCACTTTTGGTTCCATACCAAGGATATTCCTGGTTCACACGTTATTTTAGAAACCAGTGACCCTAGTGAAGCTGAAATCACCCAAGCAGCTGAATTAGCCGCAGCCTTTTCAAAATATAGCCACTCCAATAATGTGCCCGTTGATTACACGCAAGTAAAACACGTGAAAAAACCAAATGGAAGTAAACCTGGATTCGTGAATTATTTTGAACAAAAAACGATCTTTGTCACACCAACAAAAATCGTTTAA
- a CDS encoding diacylglycerol/lipid kinase family protein, protein MGNKGFLFIFNQAAGKKKKADINALVLDRASKAGLNKDDIFLVYSTSKASSQFLIDRFSEKYRDGIAVACGGDGTVHSIGNLMIDTALTFAILPLGTGNDLYTGLYGNRSVKDQIDHIFKGKTSKTDAIYIPELDLYTMNILSVGADANVVFQANDFKEKHKFLQKFAYMASVPKALQAGTAFDIRLTARKKGAELKLMEGPYILAALCNGVMYGGGFKINPDGQVNDGLLELVYVKTMPMHKIWTVLYKFFAGNHEDLEELRNVLCDEVVYASKDGSPMVLNCDGEIYQLPKFTCQVKKHAYKRII, encoded by the coding sequence ATGGGAAATAAGGGTTTCTTATTTATTTTTAACCAAGCTGCTGGGAAAAAGAAGAAGGCCGATATAAATGCATTGGTATTAGACCGGGCTTCAAAAGCAGGATTGAATAAAGACGATATCTTTTTAGTGTATTCGACATCAAAGGCGTCTAGCCAATTTTTGATTGACCGTTTTTCAGAAAAATATCGAGATGGGATAGCTGTTGCCTGTGGTGGGGATGGAACTGTCCATTCAATCGGGAATTTGATGATAGATACTGCGCTTACTTTTGCTATCTTGCCCTTAGGTACTGGGAATGACTTATATACTGGCTTATATGGCAACCGTTCGGTTAAAGACCAGATTGACCATATTTTTAAGGGTAAAACGAGCAAAACGGATGCTATTTATATTCCTGAATTAGACTTGTATACTATGAATATTTTGAGTGTTGGCGCCGATGCGAATGTTGTTTTTCAAGCCAATGACTTTAAAGAAAAGCATAAATTCTTGCAAAAATTCGCCTACATGGCTTCGGTTCCAAAGGCCTTACAAGCAGGTACGGCATTCGATATTCGCCTAACAGCCAGAAAAAAAGGGGCAGAGTTGAAGCTGATGGAGGGACCATATATTCTGGCCGCATTATGCAATGGGGTTATGTATGGTGGAGGTTTCAAGATCAACCCTGATGGTCAAGTGAATGACGGCCTTCTAGAATTGGTTTATGTAAAAACTATGCCTATGCATAAAATATGGACTGTCCTATACAAGTTTTTCGCTGGAAACCATGAAGATTTGGAAGAGCTACGTAATGTATTATGTGATGAAGTGGTTTATGCCAGTAAGGATGGCAGCCCGATGGTTCTGAACTGTGATGGGGAAATTTATCAATTACCAAAATTTACCTGTCAGGTGAAGAAACACGCTTATAAACGGATTATTTAG
- the lexA gene encoding transcriptional repressor LexA, producing MKERHLQILKCIYSNIQSQGFPPTVREICEAVNLSSTSTVHGHLSQLEKQGYLLRNATKPRAMEITDKGLELLGVSSQGIPMIGTVTAGQPITAVEEIEDYFPIPPTLKNQSDSLFMLKIRGDSMIEAGILDGDFVIVRQESSAKNGDIVIAMTDEGEATCKRFFKEDGYIRLQPENHSLEPIILPDVQILGRVISLFREHTY from the coding sequence ATGAAAGAGCGTCATCTACAAATTCTAAAATGCATCTATTCAAACATTCAAAGTCAAGGTTTCCCCCCAACAGTAAGGGAAATCTGTGAAGCCGTGAACCTATCTTCAACTTCTACAGTCCATGGCCACCTTTCTCAATTAGAAAAGCAAGGTTATCTACTTCGGAACGCGACTAAACCGCGTGCTATGGAAATCACAGACAAAGGCTTGGAGTTGCTAGGTGTATCTAGTCAAGGTATTCCAATGATTGGTACGGTAACTGCCGGTCAACCAATTACTGCCGTTGAAGAAATTGAAGATTATTTCCCTATTCCACCTACTTTGAAGAACCAATCAGATTCCCTATTTATGTTGAAAATACGTGGTGATTCAATGATTGAAGCAGGTATCTTAGATGGCGACTTCGTTATCGTTCGTCAAGAATCATCTGCCAAAAATGGTGATATTGTAATCGCCATGACAGACGAAGGTGAAGCTACCTGTAAACGATTCTTTAAAGAGGATGGGTATATTCGCCTACAACCAGAAAACCATAGCTTAGAGCCTATTATTTTACCAGACGTGCAAATTTTAGGACGCGTAATCAGTTTATTTAGAGAACATACTTATTAA
- a CDS encoding PhzF family phenazine biosynthesis protein produces the protein MKQYIVDAFAEQLFEDNPAAVCILDKWLPEDLMINITKENNLSETAFAIKEAGNYHLRWFTPGGEIDLYGHATLATAFVIMNYIDSSLKQVSFDPLSGQLTVTRDGDQYVMAFPSYKLQSIPVSEAMVAVLGVSPKEAWAGP, from the coding sequence ATGAAGCAATATATCGTCGATGCATTTGCAGAACAATTATTTGAAGATAATCCTGCTGCTGTCTGTATCTTAGACAAGTGGTTACCAGAAGACTTGATGATTAACATCACAAAGGAAAATAACCTGTCAGAAACAGCCTTCGCGATTAAAGAAGCTGGCAACTACCATTTACGTTGGTTTACCCCCGGCGGTGAAATTGACCTTTATGGACATGCGACACTTGCGACAGCTTTCGTCATCATGAACTATATCGATTCAAGTTTAAAGCAAGTTTCCTTTGATCCACTTAGTGGCCAATTAACAGTAACACGTGATGGTGATCAATACGTCATGGCCTTCCCGTCTTATAAATTGCAATCTATCCCTGTAAGTGAAGCAATGGTAGCTGTACTAGGCGTAAGTCCTAAAGAAGCTTGGGCGGGACCGTAA
- a CDS encoding adenine phosphoribosyltransferase, which translates to MDFKQYIADVQDFPEKDILFRDITPLMGNGPAFHEAINEIVEFAREKDVDVVVGPEARGFIVGCPVAYALNIGFVPARKKGKLPREIESIDYGLEYGQSTLQIHKDAIKPGDKVLIADDLLATGGTIEACVSLIEKLGGEVVGAAFLVELDEFKAREKIAGTDVFSLMHY; encoded by the coding sequence ATGGATTTTAAACAATATATTGCAGACGTACAGGACTTCCCAGAGAAAGATATCTTATTTAGAGATATCACACCTTTGATGGGGAATGGCCCAGCCTTCCACGAAGCAATTAATGAAATCGTGGAATTTGCACGTGAAAAAGATGTAGATGTGGTTGTCGGACCAGAAGCCCGCGGATTTATTGTTGGTTGTCCAGTTGCTTATGCATTAAATATTGGCTTCGTTCCTGCACGTAAAAAAGGTAAATTACCTCGTGAAATTGAATCAATCGATTACGGTTTGGAGTACGGTCAATCAACCCTACAAATCCATAAAGATGCGATTAAACCGGGCGATAAAGTTCTAATTGCAGATGACTTATTGGCAACTGGTGGTACCATCGAAGCTTGTGTGTCATTAATTGAAAAATTAGGTGGCGAAGTTGTTGGTGCAGCCTTCTTAGTAGAATTAGATGAATTCAAAGCCAGAGAAAAAATCGCTGGTACTGACGTATTCTCATTAATGCACTACTAG